In a genomic window of Melitaea cinxia chromosome 2, ilMelCinx1.1, whole genome shotgun sequence:
- the LOC123660642 gene encoding mitochondrial-processing peptidase subunit alpha: MSHVSDIKILFSRLCTMKNGLPSLKYGSRSFSQNVERPPQPLPKGSVTPLPPLSEPMPNLPPVAYASSKSENYTTEVTTLSNGLKVASEKKFGQFCTAGVVIDSGPRYEIAYPNGICHFLEKLSFGATHKFATRDVMLRELERHGGICDCQGSRDTTVYATSADSRGLEAITQVLAEVTLRPQLSTEEIEAARQAVAFELETLQMRPEQETILMDMIHAAAYKGNTLGIPKICPQENVFKIDRNVIINYLKNHYTPDRMVVAAVGVEHGPFVEYVQKYFVDIKPTWHTEDSDSFKPQIDKSIAQYTGGIEQEECEIPLYPGSDLPELSHVVIGLESCSHGDPDFVATCVLNMMMGGGGSFSAGGPGKGMYTRLYTNVLNRYHWMFNATAYNHAYGDSGLFCVHAAAPPARLHDTALLVARELAAAAGAVADAELRRAKTQLQSMLLMNLEARPVVFEDVGRQVLATGKRKPPSFFINEIEKITAEDIIRVARRMLSKRPAVAARGKLIHLPSFEDIQANMTLNKSESSSQGRRLNLFRV, from the exons atgtCTCATGTATCAGacataaaaattctattttctAGGTTGTGTACTATGAAAAATGG ATTACCTTCTCTTAAATATGGAAGTAGAAGCTTCAGTCAGAATGTGGAAAGACCGCCACAACCCTTACCAAAAGGAAGTGTAACTCCTCTGCCTCCATTGTCTGAGCCTATGCCTAACCTCCCTCCAGTGGCTTATGCATCTTCGAAATCTGAAAACTACACCACAGAAGTGACAACACTAAGTAATGGATTAAAAGTTGCATCAGAAAAGAAGTTTGGCCAATTTTGTACTGCTGGCG tTGTCATCGATTCCGGACCAAGATATGAAATTGCATATCCTAATGGAATTTGTCATTTTCTTGAGAAATTAAGTTTTGGT gcAACCCACAAATTTGCCACCCGAGATGTTATGTTAAGAGAGTTGGAGAGACATGGTGGTATATGTGACTGCCAAGGTTCTCGTGACACCACTGTGTATGCAACCAGTGCTGATTCAAGGGGTCTTGAAGCAATAACACAG GTTTTAGCTGAAGTTACATTAAGACCTCAGTTATCAACAGAAGAAATAGAAGCAGCAAGACAAGCTGTTGCATTTGAACTTGAAACATTGCAAATGAGACCCGAGCAAGAGACTATATTAATGGACATGATTCATGCC GCTGCATATAAAGGCAACACACTCGGCATTCCGAAAATTTGTCCAcaagaaaatgtatttaaaatagaccgcaatgtaataattaactacttgaAAAATCATTACACTCCTGATAGAATGGTTGTTGCTGCTGTTGGG GTTGAACATGGACCCTTTGTTGAATATGTGCAGAAATATTTCGTAGACATAAAACCAACATGGCACACTGAAGACAGCGATTCATTTAAACCACAGATAGATAAGTCTATTGCACAATATACAGGAGGAATAGAACAA GAGGAATGTGAAATCCCACTCTATCCAGGATCTGACTTACCTGAATTATCTCATGTTGTTATAGGATTAGAAA GCTGCTCGCACGGTGACCCCGACTTCGTGGCGACGTGCGTGCTCAACATGATGATGGGCGGCGGCGGCTCGTTCTCGGCGGGCGGGCCCGGCAAGGGCATGTACACGCGCCTCTACACCAACGTGCTCAACAG GTACCACTGGATGTTCAACGCAACGGCCTACAACCACGCGTACGGCGACTCGGGCCTGTTCTGCGTGCACGCGGCGGCGCCGCCCGCGCGCCTGCACGACACGGCGCTGCTCGTGGCGCGCGAGCTGGCCGCCGCGGCGGGCGCCGTCGCCGACGCCGAGCTCAGG AGAGCGAAAACTCAACTACAATCCATGCTACTGATGAACCTCGAAGCGAGGCCGGTGGTGTTTGAAGATGTTGGCCGCCAAGTACTAGCTACTGGAAAGAGAAAACCACCTTCGTTCTTCATTAATGAAATCG AAAAAATCACCGCTGAGGATATAATCCGCGTGGCGAGACGCATGCTCAGTAAGCGACCAGCCGTCGCCGCGCGCGGCAAGCTCATACACTTACCCAGTTTTGAAGATATACAGGCAAACATGACTCTCAATAAGAGCGAATCCTCTTCACAGGGCCGACGACTTAATCTTTTTcgcgtttaa
- the LOC123665197 gene encoding NADPH:adrenodoxin oxidoreductase, mitochondrial, protein MVFRLFSTYKNIPRVCVVGAGPAGFYAAMHLTKKLENVHIDIIEKLPVPFGLVRYGVAPDHPEVKNVINQFTKLAQQDNVNFYGNITLGKDISLLQLREHYDAVLLTYGAEEDKTLGIENEDANNVLAARNFVGWYNGHPRDRNLKVDLSGHTAAILGQGNVALDVARILLSPLDVLKKTDITDYALQAIASSKIKELYLVGRRGPLNVAFTIKELREQIKLENCATIWRKNDFVAVADAVNSLPRPRKRLTELMLKSLNENDNAVSDNQKVFKPIFYRSPKKFLVNSDRHLQGIELTCNTLIGDKIEEQTCVPTEDSEILNCSLAFRSIGYKSIQVDKDLPLNSNGVVINENGRVTSTDVSNLAKLYVAGWLGTGPVGVILHTMGNAFQVAKLICEDLKKQGNYNKGGFLEVKSIINERTPVIDWSGWEKIDKYETEEGKKLGKPREKIAYVEKMIQVALS, encoded by the exons ATGGTGTTTCGATTGTTttcaacttataaaaatatacctcgGGTGTGCGTTGTGGGTGCAGGACCAGCTGGCTTTTATGCAGCTATGCATTTAACAAAGAAATTAGAAAATGTACACATTGACATTATAGAAAAACTACCAGTTCCATTTGGGCTAGTGCG GTATGGCGTTGCCCCTGACCATCCTGaagttaaaaatgtaatcaatcaATTCACTAAATTGGCTCAACAggataatgttaatttttatggaaatatAACTTTGGGCAAGGACATAAGTTTGTTACAACTGAGAGAACATTATGATGCTGTTTTattg ACTTATGGAGCTGAAGAAGATAAGACTTTAGGAATTGAAAATGAAGATGCAAATAATGTGTTAGCTGCAAGAAATTTTGTGGGATGGTACAATGGTCACCCCCGTGATAGAAATCTGAAG gTTGATCTGTCAGGTCATACTGCAGCTATTCTCGGGCAAGGTAATGTTGCCCTTGATGTTGCTAGAATATTACTATCACCATTGGATGTCTTGAAAAAAACAGATATTACTGATTATGCTCTTCAAGCGATAGCAAGCTCAAAAATTAAGGAATTATATCTAGTAGGTAGAAGAGGACCTCTGAATGTGGCAtttacaataaaagaattacgtgaacaaataaaattagaaaactgTGCCACAATTTGGAGAAAAAATGATTTTGTCGCGGTTGCAGATGCTGTGAATAGTCTACCACGTCCTAGAAAGAGATTGACTGAGCTAATGCTAAAATCTCTTAATGAAAATGATAATGCTGTTAGTGATAaccaaaaagtttttaagcctaTATTTTACAGGAGcccaaaaaagtttttagtaaATTCTGACAGGCACTTACAGGGTATAGAATTGACTTGTAATACTCTAATAGGTGATAAAATAGAAGAACAAACATGTGTTCCAACAGAAGATTCAGAGATTTTAAACTGTTCCCTTGCATTTCGTAGTATTGGATACAAAAGCATTCAAGTTGACAAAGATTTACCTCTTAATAGTAATGGGGTAGTTATTAATGAAAATGGTCGAGTTACAAGCACTGATGTAAGTAATTTAGCAAAGCTCTACGTGGCTGGATGGCTAGGAACAGGTCCTGTTGGAGTTATATTACATACAATGGGGAATGCATTTCAAGTTGCAAAGTTAATATGTGAAGATTTGAAAAAGCAAGGCAATTATAATAAGGGTGGATTTTTAGAAGTTAAAAGTATAATCAATGAAAGAACTCCTGTTATTGATTGGAGTGGTTGGGAGAAAATCGATAAATATGAAACTGAGGAGGGTAAAAAACTTGGTAAACCTCGGGAAAAGATAGCTTATGTTGAAAAAATGATCCAAGTAGCTTTAAGCTAg